The following are encoded together in the Longimicrobium sp. genome:
- a CDS encoding NAD-dependent epimerase/dehydratase family protein encodes MKVLVFGATGAAGGSVLRACASSPAVDEVRAIARRAPASASGRVRVFIHDDFLDYSRVAEAFRDVDACFWCLGISATQVPDEAAYRVITHGFAMAAARMLARHSPRAAFHFVSGQGAALDSRMMWARVKAQTEQDLISGFGAVCWRPAFIDGADSANAPRFLQVMRPVFRLLRPFRGLYVAGEDIGFAMIQATVEKRRARIIDNRELRSMADRQRQSMARGA; translated from the coding sequence ATGAAGGTTCTTGTTTTCGGTGCGACGGGGGCGGCGGGCGGAAGCGTGCTGCGCGCGTGCGCGTCCTCGCCCGCGGTGGACGAGGTACGCGCGATCGCGCGGCGTGCGCCGGCGTCCGCGAGCGGCCGGGTGCGCGTGTTCATCCACGACGACTTCCTGGATTACTCCCGGGTGGCGGAGGCGTTCAGGGACGTGGATGCGTGCTTCTGGTGCCTCGGCATCTCCGCCACGCAGGTGCCGGACGAGGCGGCGTATCGCGTGATCACGCATGGCTTTGCGATGGCCGCGGCGCGGATGCTGGCGCGCCACAGCCCCCGCGCGGCGTTCCACTTCGTAAGCGGGCAGGGCGCGGCGCTGGACAGCCGCATGATGTGGGCGCGGGTAAAGGCGCAGACGGAGCAGGACCTGATCAGCGGCTTCGGCGCGGTGTGCTGGCGCCCCGCCTTCATCGATGGGGCGGATTCGGCGAACGCTCCACGGTTTCTGCAGGTGATGCGGCCCGTTTTCCGCCTCCTGCGGCCCTTCCGCGGGCTGTACGTGGCGGGCGAAGACATCGGCTTCGCGATGATCCAGGCTACGGTGGAGAAGCGACGGGCGCGGATCATCGACAATCGCGAACTCCGCAGCATGGCGGATCGCCAGCGGCAGTCCATGGCGCGCGGCGCCTGA